Genomic window (Propionibacteriaceae bacterium ZF39):
CGGGCCCGAGGAGGAGCACGCGAACGGGTGGTGTCGCTGCGTCGTGCGCAAAGGACTCGGGGGTGGTCACCCCCTGATCCTAACGAGTCCTCCGCGGCCTTTGCTCAGCCTTTGCGGCTGCTTTGCGGGCAAGGGCAAAGGTGAGCTGTGGGGGCATGTGTTCTTTCAACCCTCGCGCCGGGCCGGTCGCTGCCAATCGGGGGGTGTCAGCGACCGGTCCCGGCGTTTGCAGGGAGCGTACGCGCGACGCGCAGCCAGGGCCCGGTCGAGTCGGAGACCAGCACGAGATCCGCGCGGGCACCGGGCTCAAGACGACCTCGATCCTCGAGGCCGGCCACGCGCGCGGGGCCGTCGGTGATGAGGCCGACGGCCGCCGGCAGCCCGATCTCGGGGGCAGCCACGGAGACGGCTCCGAGCAGCGCGGTGGGCAGATAGTCGGAGGCCAGCGCGTCGAGAAGCCCCCGGCGCGCGAGCTCGAGCGCGGAGACATTGCCGGCGTGGGAACGGCCCCGCATCAGGTTGGGTGCTCCGGCCACGGTGAGCAGGCCACATTCTCGGGCCCGTTCGGCCGCCGCCATGGTGGTCGGAAACTCCGCCACGGTCACGCCCCGCTCGACCAGCGCATCGATCGCGTCGGGGGAGTCGGGGTCGTGACCCATCAGCCGGATCCGGCCTTCGCGTGCCAGCCGGCCGAGCCAGGCGAGGTTGGCCGTGCGGATGTGGTCGTGGGTCTCGCCCTCGGCACGCATCTTCTCCACCTGGGCCCAGGCGTCCTCCTCGGAGGTGCCGTCGGCGCCGACCATGTAGGTCACCAGGTGGCTCGGATCCACATATTGCCCCTGGCCGGGGGTGTGGTCCTCGTGCGAGACGAGCGGGACGCCGGCGGTGGGGTCGTCGGCGACTTCGTCGAGTCGGGTACGCAGGGTCTGCGCCCCCAGCTCGCTCAGCACATCCAGGCGATGGAGCACGCGGTGGTCGACCACGGCATGGGAGTGCTCGTCGACGGCGTGGCAGAGCTCGAGGGCCGCACTGGGCTCGCGCTTCACCCCGCGGGCGTGCTTGTGCTGGAAACCAGCGCCGTGGAACATCGTCGTGATCCCGGCTCCGCTGATGCGTCCCTCGAAGCTGGTCAGGGCGAAATCCCAGGGCAGCACGGCCGACGGCCTCGGTGAGCGCTCACGCTCGAGGGCATCCGAGTGGACGTCGATGATGCCGGGCAGGGCCAGCAGGCCGTGGCCGTCGAGGTCACAGGGCCGCGGGCCCGTGCCGATCTCGGCGATCCGACCCCGGCGGACGACGATGTGGGCGTCATCGACGATCCGGTCGGCCAGGACGGCGCGCACGTGGCCGATCACGTAGTCCTGCGGCGGTGGGCCGGCGGGCCAGGGCGTATCGGATGCGGTGCGCGGTGCCGTCTCGGTGGTCATGCGATCTCCTCATCGGTAGCGGAGGAGCTTGCGATCTCCCCATCGGTAGCGGAGGAGCTTGCGATCTCCCCATCGGTAGCGGAGGAGCTTGCGATCTCCCCATCGGGTACGTGGTCGATCAGTTCGGTGCGGTGCTGGGCGAGGACGGTGGCGGGGGTGTCGTCGGCGACGACGCGCCCGTTCTGGATCACCACGACGCGGTTGGCGAGTCGCCGGATGATCTTCATGTCGTGATAGACCGCGAGCACGGCGACCTCGAGCCGGCGCAGGTCCTCGATCAGCAGCAGGGCCTTCTCGCGGTTGGCCGGATCGAGCGCGGAGACGGGCTCGTCGAGCAGCAGCAGGCGGGGCGGGCTGACAGTGCCGGCGGCGAGGTTGACGCGTTGGCGTTCGCCGCCCGACAGCACGGCGCAGTCGACGTCCCACAGGACCTCGTCGAGACCGAGCCGGGTCAGGGCGTGGGCGGCGGCGGCGCGCGCGTCCTCTCCCGTGAGCCCGCGGCGCTTCGCGGCCCGGAGCACCAGGTCGAACGGCCCGACCCGCGGCGGGGCCTGGAGGAACTGCGAGACATAGCCGAACTCGCGACCGCGCAGCCGGGCCATGGTGCGATCGGGCAGGGCGGTGAGTTCGAGTTCGCGTTCGTCCTCGTCACTCCCGTCGCCGTTCGCCGGGACGCGGAGGCGTACCGATCCCGAATCGGGTTCGTAGTTGCGGTAGACGCAGCGCAGGAGACTCGACTTTCCGGCGCCCGAGGCGCCGGCCACGGCCACATGCTCGCCCGGCGCGACGTGGAGGGAGACCCCGTCGAGGCTGGTGACGGTCCGGCCGCCGACGGCGTGCAGGGTGAACGTCTTGACCAGGTCGGTCACGGTCAGGATCGCGGACATGTCATCTCCCGGCTGCGGCGACGAGCCGCTGGGTGTAGGGGTGGTGCGGGTCGGCGAACAGCCGGTCGGTCAGCCCTTGTTCGATCACGTGCCCCTGCCGCATCACGAGCGCCCGGTCGGTGAGCGCGGAGATGACGGAGAAGTCGTG
Coding sequences:
- a CDS encoding ATP-binding cassette domain-containing protein → MSAILTVTDLVKTFTLHAVGGRTVTSLDGVSLHVAPGEHVAVAGASGAGKSSLLRCVYRNYEPDSGSVRLRVPANGDGSDEDERELELTALPDRTMARLRGREFGYVSQFLQAPPRVGPFDLVLRAAKRRGLTGEDARAAAAHALTRLGLDEVLWDVDCAVLSGGERQRVNLAAGTVSPPRLLLLDEPVSALDPANREKALLLIEDLRRLEVAVLAVYHDMKIIRRLANRVVVIQNGRVVADDTPATVLAQHRTELIDHVPDGEIASSSATDGEIASSSATDGEIASSSATDEEIA
- a CDS encoding alpha-D-ribose 1-methylphosphonate 5-triphosphate diphosphatase — encoded protein: MTTETAPRTASDTPWPAGPPPQDYVIGHVRAVLADRIVDDAHIVVRRGRIAEIGTGPRPCDLDGHGLLALPGIIDVHSDALERERSPRPSAVLPWDFALTSFEGRISGAGITTMFHGAGFQHKHARGVKREPSAALELCHAVDEHSHAVVDHRVLHRLDVLSELGAQTLRTRLDEVADDPTAGVPLVSHEDHTPGQGQYVDPSHLVTYMVGADGTSEEDAWAQVEKMRAEGETHDHIRTANLAWLGRLAREGRIRLMGHDPDSPDAIDALVERGVTVAEFPTTMAAAERARECGLLTVAGAPNLMRGRSHAGNVSALELARRGLLDALASDYLPTALLGAVSVAAPEIGLPAAVGLITDGPARVAGLEDRGRLEPGARADLVLVSDSTGPWLRVARTLPANAGTGR